A region from the Poecilia reticulata strain Guanapo linkage group LG12, Guppy_female_1.0+MT, whole genome shotgun sequence genome encodes:
- the LOC103473342 gene encoding rhotekin-like gives MADRNQDERVLQQIEREVRMQEGACKLLAACSQRDQALEASKSLMTCNARILALLGQLQRMRRAQILEREGHGISEDAVPCTGKVSLSDLRIPLMWKDSEYFKNKGELHRCAVFCLLQCGSDIHDTDLVMVDRTLTDICFEDAVVFDKVGPGFSLRVELYSCCAAEDFPPAAPAPAPRRMSFLGGSLGCSSGKKIRAAFESASACGSVCPGGGTARPGHVSPPSALGPKYSLLAQTTLTIEDVREGFKTHDLTLSATEDNPFWLPLYGNMCCRLVAQPLCMTQPAIRGQLKIKLEEDADHWGNYFCVLIGQTLLCYGSGEDLEPEDEPLLVIPVTKDTNVCTSESDPVHGLQISISMQPQRGNATCAAATQNAADLPGWIKALQQHVYSLSQWKRCCDEVMKIEAPRSRKPKAAKQGSLFHEMVTPSSPRKGPAIPDLSHEIRTLLSSYYSESY, from the exons ATGGCCGACAGGAACCAG GATGAGAGAGTGCTGCAGCAGATTGAGAGGGAGGTGCGCATGCAGGAGGGAGCCTGCAAACTGCTGGCTGCCTGTTCCCAGAGAGATCAGGCCCTGGAGGCCTCCAAGAGTCTGATGACCTGCAACGCCCGCATCCTGGCTCTGCTCGGCCAGCTGCAGAGGATGAGGAGAGCACAGATCTTGGAGAGAGAGGGACACGG GATATCTGAAGATGCAGTGCCATGTACTGGGAAAGTGTCACTTTCAG ACCTGCGAATCCCCCTCATGTGGAAAGACTCGGAGTACTTCAAAAACAAAGGAG AGCTGCATCGCTGCGCTGTGTTCTGCCTGCTTCAGTGCGGCTCAGACATCCACGACACCGACCTGGTGATGGTGGACAGGACGTTGACCGACATCTGCTTTGAGGACGCGGTCGTATT CGACAAGGTGGGTCCGGGCTTCTCACTCCGCGTCGAGCTCTATAGCTGCTGCGCGGCCGAGGATTTCCCTCCGGCGGCCCCGGCTCCGGCTCCCAGGAGAATGAGCTTCCTGGGAGGCTCGCTGGGATGCTCCTCTGGGAAAAAGATCCGTGCCGCGTTTGAGTCTGCGTCTGCGTGTGGCTCTGTCTGTCCTGGTGGAGGGACCGCAAGGCCTGGACATGTTTCACCTCCTTCTGCACT GGGCCCAAAGTATAGCCTGTTAGCTCAGACAACACTGACTATTGAAGATGTCAGAGAGGGTTTCAAGACCCATGATTTAACACTTTCAGCAACAG AGGATAATCCTTTCTGGTTGCCTCTGTACGGAAACATGTGCTGCCGCTTAGTCGCTCAGCCTTTATGCATGACTCAGCCAGCGATAAGGGGCCAACTCAAGATCAAG CTTGAGGAGGATGCAGATCATTGGGGAAACTACTTCTGTGTCCTCATAGGCCAAACTCTTCTCTGCTATGGAAGTGGAGAAGACCTGGAGCCGGAGGACGAGCCTCTGCTTGTAATCCCCGTCACAAAG GATACCAACGTGTGTACGTCTGAGAGCGATCCTGTCCACGGGCTGCagattagcattagcatgcagCCTCAAAGAGGGAATGCGACCTGCGCAGCTGCCACCCAGAATGCTGCAGACTTGCCAGGCTGGATCAAGGCCCTCCAGCAACATGTCTACAGCCTGA GTCAGTGGAAACGGTGTTGCGATGAGGTGATGAAGATTGAGGCACCGAGGTCCAGGAAACCCAAAGCGGCCAAGCAGGGATCTCTGTTTCACGAAATGG TAACGCCCTCCTCTCCGAGAAAAGGTCCTGCCATTCCAGATTTGTCTCATGAGATACGAACGTTGCTGTCCTCTTACTACAGCGAAAG cTATTAA
- the arid6 gene encoding AT-rich interaction domain 6 — MAQVEVQDESTKKPMEEITEEQFLKNLYLFMKKRDTPIERIPNLGFKQIDLFLMFKTVNDLGGYHQVTSHQLWKRVYNTLGGNPRSTSAATCTRRHYEKLLLPYECQLKGILMSSMPQHQTRPYHDPKDNLGHRPLKRGLLPLSPLTPCFQSDPHGNIYSLPFHYYPTGWPAHPLLPPFVPAVIPPNIPPSPKVPRLPSHPTPQDPVNMVSQSLDQLRRLAKEYKDSTGLSTSEPLNLSTKAPAREPHTDTDPPSSFGPPSSSKTPKFLNKPSTLYNPLSAGVVRSDGSEMQESSEGVTTLSESEKKESSDADVQARTPSDSPIFISALTPEPNKGVLETTPKVGSLKADFPVQPPEDREARMEAEGFNLSHVLHRIPKGEEGKMEIEVPLSVVRNWLRFYGSSAKLPEAKELPVSVDDVSGGKKRVSDVDVLPTGYETPRSPQHQSSAEDLRLRNKPGLMPNTRADHHQESHLTSSKTSGGLPRKVGGGRNAWALDQQDINKPYKLNSTDFWNASSKETTAPHSPVKPESSPPRKSSKFYMEDLLQRGMQRLEVEPSAVLMVNSSPTSVFPLTTDEMRKLQTIISSSS, encoded by the exons ATGGCGCAGGTGGAAGTCCAAGACGAGAGCACCAAAAAGCCGATGGAGGAGATCACGGAGGAGCAGTTCCTGAAAAATCTTTACCTTTTCATGAAGAAGCGAGACACGCCGATAGAGAGGATCCCCAATCTGGGCTTCAAGCAAA ttgatttatttttgatgttcaAGACTGTCAACGACTTGGGTGGCTACCATCag GTGACGTCTCATCAGCTCTGGAAACGGGTTTACAACACGCTGGGAGGAAACCCGCGAAGCACAAGTGCAGCCACCTGCACACGCAGACACTATGAAAA GTTGCTTCTGCCTTACGAGTGTCAGCTGAAAGGCATATTGATGAGCTCCATGCCGCAACATCAGACGAGGCCCTACCACGACCCCAAAGACAATCTAGGCCATAGGCCGCTCAAACGTGGGCTCTTACCGCTGTCACCG CTAACCCCCTGCTTCCAGTCGGACCCACATGGAAATATCTACTCTCTACCTTTCCATTACTACCCAACTGGGTGGCCAGCTCATCCACTTCTGCCACCTTTTGTGCCGGCTGTAATACCACCAAATATCCCCCCCTCTCCGAAAGTCCCACGTCTCCCTTCCCACCCGACTCCTCAGGATCCGGTCAACATGGTCAGCCAGTCTCTAGATCAGTTGCGTAGGCTGGCGAAGGAGTACAAGGACTCAACTGGATTGTCAACCTCTGAACCCCTGAACCTGAGCACGAAAGCTCCAGCTCGAGAGCCCCACACCGACACTGACCCTCCCTCGTCGTTCGGCCCACCTTCGTCCAGCAAGACCCCAAAGTTTCTGAACAAGCCCTCCACGCTCTACAACCCCCTTAGCGCAGGCGTAGTAAGAAGCGACGGAAGCGAGATGCAGGAGTCCAGCGAAGGTGTCACAACCCTCTCTGAGTCCGAGAAGAAAGAGAGCAGCGATGCTGATGTCCAAGCCCGGACGCCCTCAGACAGCCCTATATTCATTTCTGCTCTGACGCCGGAGCCAAACAAAGGCGTCCTTGAGACGACACCGAAAGTCGGCTCTCTGAAAGCAGACTTTCCAGTCCAACCGCCAGAGGACAGAGAGGCCAGGATGGAAGCGGAGGGTTTCAATCTCAGTCACGTTCTGCATAGGATACCCAAAGGCGAGGAAGGCAAGATGGAAATTGAAGTGCCGCTGTCCGTGGTTCGTAACTGGCTCAGGTTTTACGGTTCTTCGGCAAAGCTGCCCGAAGCGAAAGAGCTTCCCGTCTCCGTTGACGACGTCTCCGGGGGGAAAAAACGTGTGTCAGATGTGGACGTTCTCCCGACAGGCTACGAAACACCTCGTAGTCCTCAACACCAGAGCTCAGCTGAAGACCTGAGGCTGAGGAACAAACCAGGACTCATGCCAAACACTCGGGCAGATCACCACCAGGAGAGCCACCTCACCAGCTCCAAGACTTCTGGTGGTCTTCCGAGAAAAGTCGGAGGTGGCCGGAACGCCTGGGCACTCGACCAGCAGGATATCAATAAACCATACAAGCTCAACTCAACAGATTTCTGGAATGCCTCTTCCAAAGAGACGACGGCTCCCCACAGTCCGGTGAAACCCGAATCCAGTCCCCCGAGAAAGTCTTCCAAGTTCTACATGGAAGACCTGTTGCAGAGAGGGATGCAGAGGTTGGAAGTGGAGCCTTCAGCCGTGTTGATGGTGAACTCCAGCCCCACGTCCGTGTTTCCTCTGACCACCGACGAGATGAGGAAGCTGCAGACCATCATCTCAAGTTCATCATGA